The stretch of DNA CTCACCACCGTCGATGCAACCTGTCCAGATGTGACGAAGACCCATGTTCTCATCAAGGAGAAGGTGGAGGACGGATTTGAGGTTATTTATATCGGGAAGAAAGGACATCCCGAACCGGAAGGTGCGGTAGGGATTGCTCCAGATCATGTGCACCTGATTGAGAAAGAGGAAGAGATCGAGAGCCTCCATATCCCAGCTGGAAAGGTGATTATCACCAACCAGACGACCATGAGTCAATGGGATATTAAGCACATTATGAAGAAGCTGCTTGAGAAATTCCCGGGAGCAGAAGTGCACAACGAAATTTGCCTTGCAACCCAAGTACGTCAAGAGGCTGTTGCTGAGCAGGCCGGTCAGGCGGAGCTCGTAATTGTGGTGGGAGATCCCCGCAGCAATAACTCCAATCGTCTTGCCCAAGTCTCCGAAGAGATCGCAGGGGTCAAGGCTTATAGAATCGCCGACATTACAGAGCTCCAGACAGAGTGGCTGAAGGATGTTACCCGAGTTGCTGTAACCTCCGGGGCTTCGACGCCTACGCCAATTACGAAGGAAGTTATTGCTTATTTAGAGCAGTATGACCCTGCTGATCCGGATACGTGGGAGAAGCGGAGAACGGTTAATATGAAGAAGCTATTGCCGCCGGTTAAGGTGAAGACTACGAATACACCGCAATGAATTTAGACTGGATACAAGACATCATTCGCATTAAATTAACATTTTTATGTAAAATCTCCTATGGTCTAATAAAGTAATGTATAATGATAGGGAACGCCTGGAAATACAGGTGTCCCTTTTTGTTTTTATATAAGATATCAATTGGGTTATCAATGAATATAGAGATAGACCTCGGAGAATCAGGGGGCTTGTGAGCAAAATGGAGATGACAGACACTTCTGTAGGAGACAAGCTGCTTGAGCAGGCTGAAGATTTAGCCGTGAAGATTTCTGACAGGCAGTATGAGCTTAATCCTGAGCTGCAGGACCGCTTTGGACAAATGGGCAAAATACGTACGATTCAAGATTCGCTATACAGTCTAAGGTATCTCGCTGAGAGTGTGTTGATGAACAGTCCTGCACTATTTCTGCATTATATCTCCTGGCTTAAGATTCTGTTAAAGGGATATAAGGTGTCAGATGAGGATCTTAGCTTGAACCTAAGGATTATGCACGATGTGTTGAAGAAGCACTTCTATCATTCGGATAAATCCCTGATCCTGCATCATTTAGAGATTGGAATGAGCCAATTGGAGGCAGTGGAGGACCTGCCAACCTATCTGCTGGAAGACAACCCGCTGTTGGCCGAAGCTCATGCTTATTTGCAGGCACTGCTGAATGGCGATCGCAATAGGGCATGGGAAAAGATAGAGAAGCTAGTCAAGGACGAGGTCCCTGTTCAATCCATCTATATGTTCATATTTCAGCCCACTCAGTACGAAATCGGACGGCTGTGGCAGCTCGGTACGATTAACGTGGCTCAGGAGCACTTTTGCACCGCTGTTACGCAGTCGATTGTGTCCAGGCTGTATCCTTATTGGATACAAGGCAAGGCAGGAAAAAAGTATAGCATGGTAGCTGCTTGTGTGGGGAATGAGCTTCACGAGATTGGGCTTCGTATGCTCACAGATTTTTTTGAGATGGAAGGGTGGAATACCTATTATCTTGGAGCCAACGTTCCGAGCCGCAGTCTCGTTCAGACTATTGGTCAGCAGAAGGCAGGCTTGGTAGCGATATCGGCAACGATGACCTATCATGTGCATCTGGTACGTGACTTGATTGCTGAGATCAGGCGTGACCCGGCTTGTCAGAATGTGAAAATCATCGTAGGCGGTTTACCGTTCAATATAGACCCGAGTTTATGGATGGAGGTAGGGGCAGACGGTTATGCACCAAATGCGGAGGAAGCGCTGGAGACGGCTAACCGTCTTGTCTCTGCTTGAGGGTGAATTGCAGTTCCTCTAAAGACGCCAAAAAAAGGAGGCGTAACGATGAAAGAGGCACGTGAACCCATAGGAGAGGTTTTGGTATTAAGAAAGACGATTGAACATCTCTCGGATGAAATTATTCGCAGCAAGGAATATGAAGAAAGAGTTCTTTCGGAATTTTCATCCATGAATAATGAATTGGTCACACTACAGCGAATGCTTGCCAAGAGCAATGCTGAGCTGGCGGAGGCGCGGAAGGAAGCGGACCTTGCGAATTTGCAGAAAAGTTCATTTATAGCTTCCATGAGCCATGAGCTGCGAACACCCATGAATGGGATCATTGGAATGGCGGAGCTGCTATCCCTTACGGAGCTTGACGCGGATCAGCACAGGTCGCTGGATATCATTCGGAATTCGACTCTGCTCTTGCTGCACTTAATTAATAACATACTGGATCTATCCAAAATTGAAGCCGGGCAAATGAAGCTGGAGATGGGTCAGGTTCATCTCCCATCCGTTCTTCGGCAAGTGTTTGGCCTGCTTGAATTTAGGGCAACTCATAATAAGAATAAGCTGGTCATGAGGCTGGATCCTTCTCTCCATCTGCTTCAAGGAGATTCCCAAAGGCTTACTCAGGTATTGCTTAACCTTACCGGAAATGCAGTAAAATTCACCCAAGGTGGAAAGGTAGAGGTCAGCATTACAGTGCTTCAGGATATGGAAGAGGCCCAGCAGCTGCGCAT from Paenibacillus sp. CAA11 encodes:
- a CDS encoding 4-hydroxy-3-methylbut-2-enyl diphosphate reductase, which gives rise to MEVVKISPRGYCYGVVDAMVLARQAAANLDLPRPIYILGMIVHNSHVTHSFEDEGIITLDGPNRLDILDKVDKGTVIFTAHGVSPEVRRIAREKGLTTVDATCPDVTKTHVLIKEKVEDGFEVIYIGKKGHPEPEGAVGIAPDHVHLIEKEEEIESLHIPAGKVIITNQTTMSQWDIKHIMKKLLEKFPGAEVHNEICLATQVRQEAVAEQAGQAELVIVVGDPRSNNSNRLAQVSEEIAGVKAYRIADITELQTEWLKDVTRVAVTSGASTPTPITKEVIAYLEQYDPADPDTWEKRRTVNMKKLLPPVKVKTTNTPQ
- a CDS encoding cobalamin B12-binding domain-containing protein, with amino-acid sequence MEMTDTSVGDKLLEQAEDLAVKISDRQYELNPELQDRFGQMGKIRTIQDSLYSLRYLAESVLMNSPALFLHYISWLKILLKGYKVSDEDLSLNLRIMHDVLKKHFYHSDKSLILHHLEIGMSQLEAVEDLPTYLLEDNPLLAEAHAYLQALLNGDRNRAWEKIEKLVKDEVPVQSIYMFIFQPTQYEIGRLWQLGTINVAQEHFCTAVTQSIVSRLYPYWIQGKAGKKYSMVAACVGNELHEIGLRMLTDFFEMEGWNTYYLGANVPSRSLVQTIGQQKAGLVAISATMTYHVHLVRDLIAEIRRDPACQNVKIIVGGLPFNIDPSLWMEVGADGYAPNAEEALETANRLVSA